A single window of Buchnera aphidicola (Cinara kochiana kochiana) DNA harbors:
- the pcnB gene encoding polynucleotide adenylyltransferase PcnB, giving the protein MNLIIKKNHNISQRKISKNSMKVLYRLNKSGYEAYLVGGGVRDLLLSKKPKDFDIATNAKPNEIRKLFKNCRLIGRRFIIAHLIFKNEIIEVSTFRAKNNTAKNHKLYSPNIKKSNNGMLLCDNNFGKVEEDAYRRDLTINALYYSIKDSGIRDYIGGIKDIKQKIIRLIGDAETRYREDPVRMLRVVRFSVRLNMYIDKKTEAPINKLSKLLTNIPPARLFTESIKLFCFGYGYLTYIRLRKYSLVYSLLPFLLNKFSKKNTIFFKNIIIYCFKKVDFPTTKKKLRCPEFLFASLLWYPLIEKIKKLLTRNKLKYLKAYSMSVHYILKKYSILLGIPKNILLNIEKIWNLQKDIETKKNCENKKIIQNNIFFQALELISLRSRAENQNELKKILFFWNKKIFFLKKI; this is encoded by the coding sequence ATGAATCTAATTATAAAAAAAAATCATAATATTTCTCAAAGAAAAATCAGCAAAAATTCTATGAAAGTATTATATAGATTAAATAAATCAGGTTATGAGGCCTACCTCGTAGGTGGCGGAGTTAGGGATTTATTATTAAGTAAAAAACCAAAAGATTTTGACATCGCTACTAATGCAAAACCAAATGAAATTAGAAAACTATTTAAAAATTGTAGATTAATAGGACGACGTTTTATTATCGCACACTTAATCTTTAAAAACGAAATTATCGAAGTATCAACATTTCGAGCAAAAAATAATACTGCTAAAAATCATAAACTGTATTCTCCTAATATAAAAAAATCAAATAACGGAATGTTATTATGCGATAATAATTTTGGAAAAGTTGAAGAAGACGCTTATAGACGTGATTTAACAATTAATGCTCTATATTATAGCATCAAAGATTCAGGAATTCGAGACTATATAGGAGGTATTAAAGATATCAAACAAAAAATCATCAGATTAATCGGTGATGCTGAAACTCGATATCGAGAAGATCCTGTGCGTATGTTACGAGTTGTTCGATTTTCAGTACGACTAAATATGTATATAGATAAAAAAACCGAAGCGCCTATTAACAAATTATCAAAATTACTAACTAATATTCCGCCAGCCCGACTATTTACTGAATCTATAAAATTATTTTGCTTTGGATACGGTTATTTAACTTACATACGATTAAGAAAATATTCTTTAGTATATTCTTTATTACCATTTTTATTAAATAAATTTAGTAAAAAAAATACTATTTTTTTTAAAAATATTATTATTTATTGTTTTAAAAAAGTAGATTTCCCTACTACTAAAAAAAAACTACGATGTCCTGAATTTTTATTTGCATCACTATTATGGTATCCATTAATAGAAAAAATAAAAAAATTATTAACTCGTAACAAATTAAAATATTTAAAAGCATATTCTATGTCTGTTCATTATATTTTAAAAAAATATTCAATTTTATTGGGAATACCTAAAAACATTTTATTAAATATTGAAAAAATATGGAATTTACAAAAAGATATAGAAACTAAAAAAAACTGTGAAAATAAAAAAATTATTCAAAATAATATTTTTTTTCAAGCTTTAGAGCTTATCTCATTACGTTCCAGAGCAGAAAACCAAAATGAATTAAAAAAAATTTTATTTTTTTGGAATAAAAAAATATTTTTTTTAAAAAAAATATAA
- the truA gene encoding tRNA pseudouridine(38-40) synthase TruA, with protein MKFVFGLEYDGSIYFGWQKQRLNLTIQGYLEQALSKIADYKIDIVCAGRTDRGVHAIMQIAHFSTHVVRHTTIWLNGMNALLPSDITVLWLQEISSDFNARFSALSRSYRYLILNREKRSSFLTNYYFHVRHILDIKNMKISSKWLIGQHDFTSFRSSGCQSFSPRRIILSLKIYRVCDFVVIDITANSFLYHMVRNIVGCLISVGLSKHKPIWVKQVLCSKNINKKYSTVPSKGLYFLSVTYPKHYGIPIKPHLFKYIDLF; from the coding sequence ATGAAGTTTGTTTTTGGTTTGGAATACGACGGCAGTATTTATTTTGGTTGGCAAAAACAAAGGTTGAATTTAACCATACAAGGATATCTTGAGCAAGCTTTATCAAAAATAGCCGATTATAAAATAGATATAGTTTGTGCTGGTCGTACTGATAGAGGTGTACATGCAATTATGCAGATTGCTCATTTCAGTACACATGTTGTGCGTCATACTACAATATGGTTAAATGGTATGAATGCATTATTACCGAGTGATATAACAGTATTATGGTTGCAAGAAATTTCGTCTGATTTTAACGCAAGATTTTCAGCATTATCGCGATCATATCGTTATTTAATCTTAAATCGAGAAAAACGATCTAGTTTTTTAACCAATTATTATTTTCATGTAAGACATATACTAGATATCAAAAATATGAAAATTAGTTCTAAATGGTTAATAGGTCAACACGATTTTACTTCGTTTAGAAGTAGTGGTTGTCAATCCTTTTCTCCTAGAAGGATTATACTTTCATTAAAAATATATCGTGTGTGTGATTTTGTTGTTATTGATATTACTGCTAATTCTTTTTTATATCATATGGTAAGAAATATTGTGGGATGTTTAATATCTGTAGGATTATCAAAACATAAACCTATTTGGGTAAAACAAGTATTATGTAGTAAAAATATTAATAAAAAATATTCTACAGTACCATCGAAAGGATTATATTTTTTATCTGTTACATATCCCAAACATTATGGTATACCTATAAAACCTCATTTATTTAAATATATAGATTTGTTTTGA